The following are encoded in a window of Deinococcus misasensis DSM 22328 genomic DNA:
- a CDS encoding DUF4180 domain-containing protein — MHIVALEMKDQTVLEVLPSGTKLESEQDMLDLISASYEHQSALVLMSAESLSERFFDLKTGLAGMVLQKCSNYHLKLAVVLLEQAGLSERFREMALEARKGKDFRFLEDRDLALAWLLS, encoded by the coding sequence ATGCACATTGTCGCACTGGAAATGAAGGATCAGACCGTTCTGGAAGTCTTGCCTTCCGGAACAAAACTGGAATCCGAGCAGGACATGCTGGACCTGATTTCTGCAAGTTACGAACACCAGAGTGCTCTGGTGCTGATGTCTGCTGAAAGCCTGTCTGAACGGTTTTTTGATTTGAAAACCGGACTGGCCGGAATGGTGCTCCAGAAGTGCAGCAATTACCACCTGAAACTGGCTGTGGTTTTGCTAGAGCAAGCAGGCCTCTCTGAACGTTTCAGGGAAATGGCTCTGGAAGCCCGAAAAGGCAAGGATTTCCGTTTTTTAGAGGACCGGGATCTGGCTCTGGCGTGGTTGCTGTCTTGA
- a CDS encoding TolC family protein gives MKNHILVLAVLASGSTLAQSTGALSFQSVLQLALEKGSDVANQQTTLNTARTDLQAKTEDPSTLIVPLTQAQQSVQLESLKLDFVKLQLAQNVLSSYLSVLEAQENLNVLKAQVELDQMNLDINKAKLSSKNATQLDVSKAQNTLNSSQQDLKNAQSNFPVLKEKLNAFTGGALPANFTVSQPNLKLVSHKLEDLLDQSESNLPTLLQSAQSVALAQMNVQFADNDYTPKSTLDSARASLQTAQRNQQGQRNSAQSSIKDAYQSVQNTLERSKFSEEDLKNARQTLSQDQTRFKNGLISKYQLKQSEVSVLKSEQSLLQARDSYLKAVAGLAVASGMDTLNALGGIE, from the coding sequence ATGAAAAACCACATCCTCGTTCTGGCGGTCCTGGCCTCGGGGTCCACGTTGGCCCAGTCCACAGGTGCCCTTTCCTTCCAGAGTGTGCTGCAACTGGCTCTGGAAAAAGGCAGCGACGTGGCCAACCAGCAAACCACCCTGAACACCGCACGCACCGACCTGCAGGCCAAAACCGAAGACCCCAGCACCCTGATTGTGCCGCTCACGCAGGCCCAGCAGAGCGTGCAACTGGAAAGCCTGAAGCTGGATTTCGTGAAGCTGCAACTGGCCCAGAATGTGCTGTCCAGTTACCTGAGCGTGCTGGAAGCGCAAGAGAACCTGAACGTCTTGAAAGCACAAGTGGAACTGGACCAGATGAATCTGGACATCAACAAAGCCAAACTGTCCAGCAAAAACGCAACCCAGCTGGACGTGAGCAAAGCCCAGAACACCCTGAATTCCAGCCAGCAGGACCTGAAAAACGCCCAGAGCAACTTTCCAGTGCTCAAAGAAAAACTGAATGCGTTCACAGGAGGGGCATTGCCCGCCAACTTCACGGTCAGCCAACCCAACCTGAAGTTGGTTTCACACAAGCTGGAAGACCTGCTGGACCAGAGCGAAAGCAACCTGCCCACCCTGCTGCAAAGCGCCCAGAGTGTGGCCCTTGCCCAGATGAACGTGCAATTTGCTGACAACGACTACACCCCCAAAAGCACCCTTGACAGTGCAAGAGCCAGCCTGCAAACCGCGCAGCGCAACCAACAGGGCCAGCGAAATTCGGCCCAGAGCAGCATCAAAGATGCTTACCAGAGCGTACAGAACACCCTTGAACGCAGCAAGTTCAGCGAAGAGGACCTGAAAAACGCCCGTCAGACCCTCTCGCAGGACCAGACCCGTTTCAAGAACGGCCTGATTTCCAAATACCAGCTCAAGCAATCCGAAGTGTCGGTCCTCAAATCCGAGCAAAGTTTGCTGCAAGCCCGTGACAGTTATCTCAAAGCGGTGGCAGGTCTGGCGGTGGCCAGCGGAATGGACACCCTGAATGCACTGGGAGGCATCGAATGA
- a CDS encoding alpha-galactosidase, which yields MPVHTTPQGWILETAHTAYAFGINAAGHLVHRYWGLKLPDLQDYPAPFLSDSEISFINPPHLSREEFQAYGGLRYSEPSLKVTSSSGVRDTVLQFVRSEVAENLLTLDLQDELIGLQVRLHYRVHADTDLIERWVTVKNAGSHTFELERVFSALWHLPEEQTYRLTHLTGQWLDEFRIHKDVLSEGTKTIESRTLTTSHHHNPFFMLDRAGEGQAFEDHGDVWFGLLAWSGNWKITAEVTHAQSTRLGIGLNDWDFAWTLEPGASFETPVALAGYTREGFGGASRRLHQHIRAEVVPHKNLKRRVLYNSWEATLFDVNLEGQSQLAEVAARMGIELFVMDDGWFHGRKWDTAGLGDWWPDAEKFPDGLTPLVNKVKSLGMDFGLWVEPEMVNPDSDLYRAHPEWVYHFEGRHRNEARNQLILNLGREDVQDYLIDLLDQLLSEHDISFIKWDFNRYVSEPGWPAFAGNAKELWVRHVQGLYRVWGTLRERHPAVVWQTCSGGGGRADAGMFHLADQAWISDCTDPSARLQIQEGYSLAYPASTMEAWATDWGKDRFSLEFRFHVAMCGVLGIGGHILHWPEEDREEAARLIALYKDIRHLVHEGDLFRLRSPSQDVISGVQYVSRDQQEAVVFAFRTHHPRYSQKTWRFRLKGLNPNARYTVEGFEGARSGQAWMEDGFPLELAEFQSKVLKVTQI from the coding sequence ATGCCTGTTCACACCACCCCTCAGGGCTGGATTCTGGAAACCGCCCACACCGCCTACGCCTTTGGCATCAACGCTGCCGGACATCTGGTGCACCGTTACTGGGGCCTCAAACTGCCCGACTTGCAGGATTATCCGGCCCCTTTCCTCTCGGATTCTGAAATCTCTTTCATCAACCCGCCCCACCTGTCCAGAGAGGAATTTCAAGCTTATGGAGGCTTGCGTTACAGCGAACCTTCCCTGAAAGTCACCTCCAGCTCTGGGGTGCGGGACACGGTGCTGCAGTTTGTCAGAAGCGAAGTGGCAGAAAACCTGTTGACCCTTGATCTGCAAGACGAGCTGATCGGACTTCAGGTGCGCTTGCATTACCGGGTGCATGCAGACACCGACCTGATTGAACGCTGGGTGACCGTCAAGAACGCGGGCAGCCACACCTTCGAACTGGAGCGTGTTTTCTCTGCCCTCTGGCACCTTCCAGAGGAGCAAACTTACCGCCTGACCCACCTGACTGGACAGTGGCTCGATGAGTTCAGAATCCACAAGGATGTTTTGTCTGAAGGCACCAAGACCATCGAGAGCCGGACCCTCACCACCAGCCACCACCACAACCCGTTTTTCATGCTGGACCGTGCAGGAGAGGGACAGGCTTTTGAAGACCACGGGGATGTGTGGTTTGGCCTGCTGGCATGGAGTGGAAACTGGAAAATCACCGCAGAGGTCACCCACGCCCAGTCCACCCGCCTCGGGATTGGCCTGAACGACTGGGACTTTGCATGGACCCTTGAGCCGGGTGCTTCTTTTGAAACCCCGGTGGCCCTTGCGGGATACACCCGAGAAGGTTTTGGAGGGGCAAGCCGGAGGCTGCACCAGCACATCCGCGCCGAAGTGGTGCCCCACAAGAACCTCAAGCGCCGAGTGCTGTACAACTCGTGGGAAGCCACCCTGTTTGATGTGAACCTTGAAGGCCAGAGCCAACTTGCCGAAGTGGCCGCCAGAATGGGCATCGAACTGTTCGTGATGGACGATGGCTGGTTCCATGGCCGCAAATGGGACACCGCTGGACTGGGCGACTGGTGGCCAGACGCAGAGAAGTTCCCCGATGGTCTTACCCCTCTGGTGAATAAAGTGAAATCTCTGGGCATGGATTTTGGCCTGTGGGTCGAGCCCGAGATGGTCAACCCCGACAGCGACCTGTACCGTGCCCATCCCGAGTGGGTGTACCACTTTGAAGGCAGGCACCGCAACGAAGCCCGCAACCAGTTGATCCTCAATCTGGGCAGGGAAGACGTGCAGGATTACCTGATTGACCTGCTGGACCAGTTGCTTTCAGAGCACGACATCTCGTTCATCAAATGGGATTTCAACCGTTACGTGTCCGAGCCGGGCTGGCCTGCTTTTGCAGGAAACGCAAAAGAACTCTGGGTGCGTCATGTGCAGGGTCTGTACCGGGTGTGGGGCACCCTGCGTGAACGTCATCCTGCGGTGGTCTGGCAGACCTGCTCAGGAGGTGGGGGCCGTGCAGATGCAGGCATGTTCCATCTGGCCGATCAGGCGTGGATCTCCGACTGCACCGATCCCTCTGCCCGCTTGCAGATTCAAGAGGGGTACAGTCTGGCCTATCCGGCTTCTACCATGGAAGCGTGGGCCACCGACTGGGGCAAAGACCGCTTCTCTCTGGAATTCCGTTTCCATGTGGCGATGTGTGGGGTGCTCGGGATTGGGGGGCACATCCTGCACTGGCCTGAAGAGGACCGCGAGGAGGCCGCCCGCCTGATTGCCCTGTACAAAGACATCCGCCATCTGGTGCATGAGGGCGACCTGTTCCGCCTGCGTTCCCCTTCGCAGGATGTGATCTCGGGAGTGCAGTACGTGTCCAGAGACCAGCAGGAAGCGGTGGTTTTTGCCTTCCGCACCCACCACCCGAGGTACAGCCAGAAAACCTGGCGTTTCAGGCTGAAAGGCTTGAACCCCAACGCCCGCTACACCGTTGAAGGCTTTGAAGGAGCAAGGTCCGGTCAGGCGTGGATGGAAGACGGGTTTCCTCTGGAGCTTGCCGAATTCCAGAGCAAGGTCTTGAAAGTCACCCAGATTTGA
- the pdxY gene encoding pyridoxal kinase PdxY: MSDPASFTSQNILSIQSWVSYGHVGNAAAAFPLQRMGFNVWTVNTVQFSNHTGYGKWRGMVFPPEHVREIIEGISERTSLAECNAVLSGYMGDANTVAAILEAVRKVREANPQALYCCDPVMGDVGRGVFVRPEIPEVMKALAVKAADIVTPNQFELELLTGHSVGTLKEVLEAVAALRSQIHQDGPRIVVVTSLIREDASSEHIETLAVSDEGAWVVQTPLIPLDPPRNGTGDAIAALFLGNYLKTGSVKKSLENAVSALYALLELTHQRGTREIQLVAAQEEYVNPSRTFEATRV, translated from the coding sequence ATGAGCGACCCTGCTTCTTTCACCTCCCAAAACATCCTGTCGATTCAGTCCTGGGTTTCTTACGGACATGTGGGCAATGCCGCGGCTGCATTTCCCCTGCAACGCATGGGCTTCAACGTGTGGACCGTCAACACCGTGCAGTTCTCCAACCACACCGGGTACGGCAAGTGGAGGGGGATGGTTTTCCCTCCAGAGCATGTCCGTGAAATCATTGAGGGCATTTCAGAGCGCACCTCTCTGGCAGAGTGCAACGCAGTGCTCTCTGGATACATGGGAGATGCCAACACCGTGGCAGCCATTCTGGAGGCCGTGCGCAAAGTACGTGAAGCCAACCCTCAGGCCCTTTACTGCTGTGACCCCGTGATGGGCGATGTGGGCCGTGGGGTTTTCGTGCGCCCCGAGATCCCGGAGGTCATGAAAGCATTGGCCGTCAAAGCTGCCGACATCGTGACCCCCAACCAGTTTGAGCTGGAGTTGCTCACCGGGCACAGCGTGGGCACCTTGAAAGAAGTGCTGGAAGCCGTGGCAGCCCTGCGCAGCCAGATCCATCAGGACGGCCCGAGAATTGTGGTGGTGACCAGCCTGATCCGTGAAGATGCCTCATCGGAACACATCGAAACCCTTGCTGTGTCAGACGAAGGGGCATGGGTGGTGCAAACCCCCCTGATTCCTCTGGATCCACCCCGCAACGGCACTGGAGACGCCATTGCCGCCCTGTTTCTCGGGAATTACCTGAAGACCGGCAGCGTGAAAAAGAGCCTTGAGAATGCGGTGTCCGCCCTGTACGCCTTGCTGGAACTCACCCACCAGAGGGGCACCCGTGAGATTCAACTGGTGGCCGCTCAGGAAGAGTATGTGAACCCCAGCCGCACCTTTGAAGCCACTCGGGTTTGA
- a CDS encoding YbjN domain-containing protein, protein MTTALLTLDTIVKYLKEKEVHLDVQDNEGQRFIRMGWKFEMGDAAVLVSLNDGPNDTSRLEITCVTQKTYTERTAEILPMLNQRNRERAFSRSMDSDGNVWLEYVGFYPTLSEFPQSTFDTLFSGVLMHFQDDYASLEGYVPAAQA, encoded by the coding sequence ATGACCACTGCCCTTTTGACCCTCGACACCATTGTCAAGTACCTCAAAGAAAAAGAAGTGCACCTCGACGTTCAAGACAACGAAGGCCAGCGTTTCATCCGCATGGGCTGGAAATTCGAAATGGGCGACGCTGCCGTGCTGGTCAGCCTGAACGACGGTCCCAACGACACCAGCCGTCTGGAAATCACCTGCGTCACCCAGAAAACCTACACCGAGCGCACCGCCGAAATCCTGCCCATGCTGAACCAGCGCAACCGCGAACGCGCCTTCTCCCGCAGCATGGACAGCGACGGCAACGTGTGGCTGGAGTACGTGGGCTTTTACCCCACCCTCTCCGAGTTCCCCCAGAGCACCTTCGACACCCTGTTCAGTGGTGTGCTGATGCACTTCCAGGACGACTACGCCAGCCTCGAAGGCTACGTCCCCGCTGCACAAGCCTGA
- a CDS encoding TolC family protein, whose translation MRVTRSLTLLLALGSSGLATSIPPEKVLDLLPASPAAQGILWQEQQAQANWNAAQAALGLKVSGGGSASFSTTDFSSTQQTGSLNLSASLPVLPWGSAFDALKTAQRNLKSALLDIRDAQNTLKSKVLSGYYSIQLAEMDLQLAQQNQTLAEDQLNVVVQQRNQGTANQEALLQAQQKAANAQLTTLKAQNSLEVARISLSNTLGMPIPEGEYTADVPLKPSDQVLDLWQTQGMATRSDVQKAMLKVEAAQEALDQAREDRWKINASVSLGVSSGGFGADVGLNLQTGVLSTSGSYNLQSSGNAATNYKVSLSANLPIVDGSLDASIQSQELALKSAQQALDTTRKTAKLDIQQKYTAQKVAQRQLENTALALQTAQTHLTVVEARAKNGLAAPLDVQSARIAVQQAQKDQRAAEVAWLNALLDLQAAAPSTGLEGTR comes from the coding sequence GTGCGTGTTACACGTTCCCTGACCCTGCTGCTGGCTCTGGGGTCTTCTGGACTGGCGACCAGCATCCCACCCGAGAAGGTGCTGGACCTGCTGCCTGCATCTCCTGCAGCACAGGGCATTTTGTGGCAAGAACAACAGGCACAGGCCAACTGGAATGCCGCTCAGGCCGCGCTGGGCTTGAAGGTTTCTGGAGGAGGCAGTGCATCTTTCAGCACCACCGATTTTTCCAGCACCCAGCAGACGGGCAGCCTGAACCTGAGTGCTTCTTTGCCGGTTTTGCCGTGGGGTTCTGCCTTTGATGCCCTCAAAACTGCCCAGAGGAACCTCAAATCCGCCTTGCTGGACATTCGGGATGCCCAGAACACCCTGAAAAGCAAAGTGCTCTCGGGGTATTACAGCATCCAACTGGCCGAAATGGACTTGCAGTTGGCCCAGCAAAACCAGACCCTCGCAGAAGACCAATTGAATGTGGTGGTTCAGCAACGCAATCAGGGCACAGCCAATCAGGAGGCCCTGCTTCAGGCGCAGCAAAAGGCCGCCAATGCCCAACTGACCACCCTGAAAGCCCAGAACAGTCTGGAGGTGGCCCGGATTTCGCTGTCCAACACCCTCGGGATGCCCATTCCTGAAGGCGAGTACACCGCAGATGTGCCACTGAAACCCTCAGATCAGGTGCTGGACCTCTGGCAGACACAGGGCATGGCCACCCGCAGTGATGTGCAAAAAGCCATGCTGAAAGTGGAAGCGGCGCAAGAAGCCCTCGATCAGGCCAGAGAGGACCGCTGGAAAATCAACGCCTCGGTGTCCCTCGGGGTGAGCAGTGGCGGGTTTGGGGCCGATGTGGGTCTGAACCTGCAAACCGGGGTGCTGAGCACCTCTGGGAGCTACAACCTGCAAAGCTCGGGAAATGCAGCCACCAATTACAAGGTCAGCCTTTCTGCCAACCTTCCGATTGTGGACGGCAGTCTGGATGCCAGCATCCAGAGTCAGGAACTGGCCCTGAAAAGTGCCCAGCAGGCACTGGACACCACCCGCAAAACCGCCAAGCTGGACATCCAGCAGAAATACACCGCCCAGAAAGTGGCCCAGAGGCAACTGGAGAACACCGCTCTGGCCCTGCAAACCGCCCAAACCCACCTGACGGTGGTGGAAGCGCGGGCCAAAAATGGCCTTGCGGCTCCTCTGGATGTGCAATCTGCCCGGATTGCAGTGCAACAAGCCCAAAAAGACCAGCGTGCCGCAGAAGTGGCATGGCTGAACGCCCTGCTCGATTTGCAGGCTGCTGCCCCCTCCACAGGGCTGGAAGGAACACGGTGA
- a CDS encoding helix-turn-helix domain-containing protein, producing the protein MSTEDILKRLKHIADLDENPSDELLTLFAQPQPSDFPKMSQVRSWTPSELKETVQTEITLREAGKLIVKARELRGMSTRELAGKVGVSQPRVVQIQSSGETLGIQTLVKFATALGFRVVIELVPEEGGEPIRAS; encoded by the coding sequence ATGAGCACCGAAGACATCCTCAAGCGCCTCAAGCACATCGCAGACCTGGACGAAAACCCTTCCGACGAACTGCTCACCCTGTTCGCCCAGCCACAACCCTCAGACTTCCCCAAGATGTCTCAGGTGCGTTCCTGGACCCCATCGGAGCTCAAAGAAACGGTGCAAACCGAAATCACCCTGCGTGAAGCCGGAAAACTCATCGTCAAAGCCAGAGAACTGCGTGGCATGTCCACCCGCGAACTGGCCGGAAAGGTGGGCGTTTCCCAGCCGCGCGTGGTGCAAATCCAGTCCTCTGGAGAAACCCTCGGCATCCAGACCCTCGTCAAATTTGCCACAGCTCTGGGTTTTCGCGTGGTGATCGAACTTGTCCCTGAAGAGGGAGGAGAACCGATCCGGGCCAGCTGA
- a CDS encoding efflux RND transporter periplasmic adaptor subunit: MTPRARGFLITGAMLLALGAGGGWYWYQQKNTTSQTPAVTVQTSQVMSQDFRITVEGPGSLAANNTYAVKSNVSGTLQQLKKVGDRVKKGDLIATIDPTDHQQALQDAQISLQKAQLALDSLKANQSSTLLAQQQAIQNAQIGYNNAQADLQSAQKAFEANQKLFDAGGISAQTLQDSRNNLEKARNSLNTAKMNLDSSRENLSTKSTTGSQDLRSAQLQVQQAELGLKTAQKNLSQTRIAAPISGIVSSLDSADGTMVSGNSTVLTVQDDAQVKVPVQVDETEISKVKVGQQVEVTLDALPDQTFEGTVTQVDPSATISQNIAVFNATVTLNNPDRVLRPGMSAESTIIVQEVKDALTVPVSAIDTVRRRSYVNVQKEDGTTEAVRITTGPSDGTSIVVTSGLEPGQNVVLPTTTTASSNSASSSSTQSNRSGAGGFGIPLGGGFGGPR, translated from the coding sequence ATGACACCCCGTGCCAGAGGGTTCCTGATCACAGGGGCCATGCTGCTGGCTCTGGGCGCGGGAGGAGGGTGGTACTGGTACCAGCAGAAAAACACCACCTCCCAGACCCCTGCTGTGACCGTGCAAACCTCACAGGTGATGAGTCAGGATTTCCGCATCACCGTGGAAGGACCGGGTTCTCTGGCGGCCAACAACACCTATGCCGTGAAATCAAATGTGTCTGGGACCCTCCAGCAACTGAAGAAAGTGGGCGACCGGGTGAAAAAAGGCGACCTGATCGCCACCATCGATCCCACCGATCACCAGCAGGCCCTGCAAGACGCCCAGATTTCCCTGCAAAAAGCCCAGCTTGCTCTGGATTCCCTGAAAGCCAACCAGAGCAGCACTTTGCTGGCCCAGCAACAGGCCATTCAGAATGCCCAGATTGGTTACAACAATGCACAGGCAGACCTCCAGAGTGCCCAGAAGGCTTTCGAAGCCAACCAGAAGCTTTTTGATGCGGGTGGCATCAGTGCCCAGACCCTGCAAGATTCCAGAAACAATCTGGAAAAGGCCAGAAACAGCCTGAACACTGCCAAGATGAATCTGGACAGTTCCAGAGAGAACCTGTCCACCAAAAGCACCACGGGAAGTCAGGACCTCCGGTCTGCACAGTTGCAGGTCCAGCAGGCCGAGCTCGGCCTCAAAACCGCACAGAAAAACCTGAGCCAGACCCGCATTGCAGCGCCCATCTCAGGGATTGTCAGCAGTCTGGACAGTGCAGACGGCACCATGGTCTCTGGAAACAGCACGGTCTTGACGGTTCAGGACGATGCTCAGGTCAAAGTCCCCGTGCAGGTGGATGAAACCGAAATCAGCAAAGTCAAAGTCGGACAGCAGGTGGAGGTGACCCTCGATGCCCTGCCCGATCAGACGTTTGAAGGGACGGTCACGCAGGTGGACCCCTCTGCAACCATCTCACAGAACATTGCGGTGTTCAATGCCACCGTCACATTGAACAACCCAGACCGTGTGCTGAGGCCCGGCATGAGTGCCGAATCCACCATCATCGTTCAGGAGGTCAAAGACGCCCTGACGGTCCCGGTGAGCGCCATTGATACGGTGCGCAGACGCTCTTATGTGAACGTCCAGAAAGAAGACGGCACCACCGAAGCGGTGCGGATCACCACCGGACCCAGCGACGGGACCAGCATTGTGGTCACCAGCGGTCTGGAACCCGGTCAGAACGTGGTTTTGCCCACCACAACCACAGCCTCTTCCAATTCTGCCAGTTCTTCCAGCACCCAGAGCAACCGCTCTGGAGCAGGGGGCTTCGGGATCCCTCTGGGCGGCGGATTTGGAGGCCCCAGATGA
- a CDS encoding DUF6683 family protein translates to MRPTFPFKRLLMTTLLVLGLASGAQAQRTGDLSTEIGNPIGATQGQAVLNTLNRDVLFDRQGDNALDRPSAPKTETPDPTQSGDLGAGFIPGPSVFPQKLASTLTGTTVQQKQQAKTLFDQMLQLYDEQVASQDARLKNNVAGAMVYSTYVSYYILTGIELTEPQQEGLFNSLTRTLLSAPEFTLMDDATRQEMYEALVITASFALGAYSNGAEDFSQAYLAETMADGLMQTIYQHSADALEFTDQGVQVRSGSFM, encoded by the coding sequence ATGAGACCCACCTTCCCTTTCAAACGCCTGCTGATGACCACCCTGCTGGTGCTGGGACTGGCCTCTGGGGCACAGGCACAGCGCACCGGAGACCTCAGCACCGAAATTGGCAACCCGATTGGGGCCACACAGGGGCAAGCCGTCCTGAACACCCTGAACCGGGACGTGCTGTTTGACCGTCAGGGAGACAACGCGCTGGACCGTCCTTCAGCCCCCAAAACCGAAACCCCGGACCCCACCCAGAGCGGAGACCTCGGGGCGGGGTTCATTCCCGGTCCCTCGGTGTTTCCACAGAAACTCGCCTCGACTTTGACCGGAACCACCGTGCAACAAAAACAGCAGGCCAAAACCCTGTTTGACCAGATGCTGCAACTTTACGACGAGCAGGTGGCCTCTCAGGATGCCCGCCTGAAAAACAACGTGGCCGGAGCGATGGTCTATTCCACCTATGTCAGTTACTACATCCTGACTGGCATCGAATTGACCGAACCCCAGCAAGAAGGGCTTTTCAATTCGCTGACCCGCACCTTGCTGTCTGCACCAGAGTTCACCCTGATGGACGACGCCACCCGTCAGGAGATGTACGAAGCTCTGGTCATCACTGCGTCTTTCGCTCTGGGGGCCTACAGCAACGGAGCCGAAGACTTTTCACAAGCCTACCTCGCCGAAACCATGGCGGATGGCCTCATGCAAACCATCTACCAGCACAGCGCAGACGCTCTGGAATTCACCGATCAGGGGGTGCAAGTTCGGTCCGGGTCGTTCATGTGA
- a CDS encoding ABC transporter ATP-binding protein, with protein sequence MTAVVDIQQVKKHYKMGEETFEALRGVDVTIERGEMVALMGPSGSGKTTLMQIIGLLDRPSTGRYLLNGEDVTRLTENQRSAFRNQHIGFVFQAFYLLSRMNVLENVEVPLTYAGVGTRERREVAMSLLEKVGLADKWRNLPSQLSGGQKQRVAIARALTTRPSLLLADEPTGALDTRTGEEVMNLFEALNQEGVTVVVVTHEAEVAARTRRIIRIRDGNIERSNP encoded by the coding sequence ATGACTGCCGTGGTGGACATCCAGCAGGTCAAAAAACACTACAAGATGGGTGAGGAGACCTTCGAAGCCCTGCGGGGGGTGGATGTCACCATTGAACGGGGAGAGATGGTGGCCCTGATGGGCCCCTCTGGGAGCGGAAAAACCACCCTGATGCAAATCATCGGTTTGCTGGACCGCCCGAGCACCGGTCGGTACCTGCTGAACGGCGAGGATGTCACCCGACTGACCGAAAACCAGCGCAGTGCATTTCGAAACCAGCACATTGGCTTTGTGTTTCAGGCCTTTTACCTGCTCTCCAGAATGAACGTGCTGGAGAACGTGGAGGTGCCCCTCACCTATGCCGGGGTGGGCACCCGTGAACGGCGTGAGGTGGCCATGTCCCTGCTGGAAAAAGTGGGACTGGCCGACAAGTGGCGGAACCTCCCCTCACAGCTTTCCGGAGGGCAAAAACAGCGGGTGGCGATTGCCCGTGCCCTCACCACCCGACCGAGTTTGCTGCTGGCCGATGAACCCACCGGGGCTCTGGACACCCGCACCGGAGAGGAAGTCATGAACCTGTTTGAAGCCCTGAATCAGGAAGGGGTGACGGTGGTGGTGGTGACCCACGAGGCCGAAGTGGCTGCCCGGACCCGGCGCATCATCCGCATTCGGGACGGCAACATCGAACGGAGCAACCCATGA
- a CDS encoding ABC transporter permease, translating to MSSTRARSQPTRPTRGQGGIGPWVIFRIAWKAIIGNPLRSALTVLGVVIGVAAVVALVMIGQGSTSNITKSLESLGTNLLTVGPNFGGRNQGGGGGIVRSGDRQSITLKDVTALQTRLNGQIVGMAPVSQGRYQIKSGKNNLNVSVTGTWPDYATVRNSSTEQGAFFSKSDLEGRKRVAVIGYGIAQDLFSGAIPLNQKIKLGGITFTVVGVLPDKGDAGFNNPNYSVLIPLSTYMQRLSRSSTSNPTVSNIYIQGPDQKTLSDLQTTVTGIMAELHEQTDPSSYDFSVQNQADALASINQVSQTLTLFLGGVAGISLLVGGIGIMNIMLVSVTERTREIGIRKALGAKPRDILTQFLTESVVLSVGGGLLGIGIGLVLASVVGKALSITPVMSPSSMLLAFTFSVVVGVFFGYYPASRAARLDPVDSLRYE from the coding sequence ATGAGCAGCACCCGTGCCAGAAGCCAACCCACCCGGCCCACCCGAGGACAGGGAGGCATCGGACCGTGGGTGATTTTTCGCATCGCATGGAAAGCCATCATTGGAAATCCCTTGCGCTCTGCCCTGACCGTGCTCGGGGTGGTGATCGGGGTGGCCGCAGTGGTGGCCCTCGTGATGATCGGACAGGGCTCCACCAGCAACATCACCAAGTCGCTGGAAAGCCTCGGGACCAACCTCTTGACTGTGGGACCCAACTTCGGGGGGCGCAATCAAGGTGGAGGGGGCGGCATCGTGCGCTCGGGGGACCGCCAGAGCATCACCCTCAAAGACGTGACTGCCTTGCAAACCCGCCTGAACGGGCAGATCGTGGGCATGGCCCCGGTCAGTCAGGGGCGCTACCAGATCAAATCGGGCAAAAACAACCTGAACGTGTCTGTCACAGGCACATGGCCGGATTACGCCACCGTGCGCAACTCCAGCACCGAACAGGGGGCTTTTTTCAGCAAAAGCGATCTGGAAGGCCGAAAACGTGTTGCTGTGATCGGTTACGGCATCGCACAGGACCTGTTCTCTGGAGCAATCCCCCTGAACCAGAAAATCAAACTGGGAGGCATCACCTTCACGGTGGTGGGCGTGCTGCCAGACAAAGGGGACGCTGGTTTCAACAACCCCAATTACAGCGTGTTGATTCCCCTCTCGACGTACATGCAGCGCCTGAGCCGTTCCAGCACCTCCAACCCCACCGTGTCCAACATCTACATTCAAGGGCCAGACCAGAAAACCCTGTCTGACCTGCAAACCACCGTCACAGGCATCATGGCCGAACTGCACGAGCAAACCGACCCGAGCAGCTACGATTTCTCGGTGCAAAACCAAGCCGACGCTCTGGCCAGCATCAATCAGGTGTCCCAGACCCTCACGCTCTTTCTGGGAGGGGTGGCCGGGATCAGCTTGCTGGTGGGCGGCATCGGCATCATGAACATCATGCTGGTGAGTGTCACCGAACGCACCCGCGAGATCGGCATCCGCAAAGCCCTCGGGGCCAAACCCAGAGACATCCTCACCCAGTTCCTCACCGAATCGGTGGTGCTCTCGGTGGGCGGAGGTTTGCTCGGGATTGGCATCGGTCTGGTGTTGGCCAGTGTGGTGGGCAAAGCCCTGAGCATCACTCCGGTGATGTCCCCGTCCAGCATGCTGCTGGCCTTCACCTTCTCGGTGGTGGTGGGGGTGTTCTTTGGATACTACCCGGCAAGCCGTGCAGCACGCCTCGATCCTGTGGATTCCCTGCGCTACGAGTAA